GCCAACGAAATACTAGACTATTGTCTTGCCAAAAAAGCAGTTACGGAAAGTTTTCCTTTTGATAACGAAACCCTTGTTCTAAAGGTAGATACCAAAATGTTTCTATTGATGGGACTGGAAAAGCAGCCTTTGTCCATTAATGTTAAGACAGATCCGGAATGGAGTGCAGAGCTTCGGGAACAGTACCCGCAGATTACCGGAGCCTATCATATGAATAAAACCCATTGGAATTCCATCTCTGTAGACGGTTTGAAAAAAGATTTGATTTTTAAATTAATAGATCATTCTTATGATCTAGTATTTCGGTCTCTTACTAAGAAAGTTCAAAATACAATCAATAATTCTTAAAAACGTTCAGTTGATACTTCAGCCTAAAATCAATTCGGGTATGAATTTTGTTGTCAAATATCTGTGAAATATTAAATACACATTAATTAAAATAAGAATATATGAAAAATCACCTTTTATTATTCATGGCAGCGGGGGCACTAACTTTATCAAGCTGTAATAAAACTGAGAAAAAAGATCAGATCGTTACTCCTGAAACCACTGAGAATATGAAGTCAGAAAATCTTAAGATTGAATTTACAGGAACAGATAAATTTATGATCAAGAATCCAAAGCTTAAAGTGAGCTTATATGGAGTAAGTGAAGGGCTACAGGATGCTCCTGCAACCTTAATTACTGAAAAAGAATTTGAAGGAAAAACAATTCCTTTTACCATTGAATTGCCAGTACCACAGGATGCAGAAAGCAAAATCAATCCAAAACCTACCAATGGAGTAAAATATTATATTGCTACTGAATGGGATTCTGACGGCAACGGAAAGGCCAATGAAAAAGGAGATGTCTTTATTGACCACGATAAAGCTTTTCCTACTGTAAAATTAAATAGTGACACTCAAAAAATCTATGTCAAGATTTTGAAATAAAAACAAAAAAGGCTATTCATCACTGAATAGCCTTTTTCTCTATCTTAAAAATTAAATTCTTCTGTTAGCCGCTTGTCCTCATCAAGTCGTTCAATAAGTTTTTCCAATCCTTCAAATTTGATTTCATCATGAAGAAACTCTCTGAATCTCACCGTAACCTTTTCATCATAGATATCATCATTAAAATCAAGGATATATACTTCAACTGTTAATTTTTCTCCATTTACCGTAGGGTTGGTTCCGATGCTCAGCATTCCTTTATATTGCTGGCCTTTTACTTCCACTTCAACAATATAAGCACCTTTTTTAGGTAAAAGTTTGATAGATTCAGTATCAATATTGGCTGTTGGATATCCAATGGTTCTTCCGATTTTTTTTCCATGAACTACAGTTCCGGAAACAGGGTAAGCATACCCCAACATTTCATTGGCCTCTTTAATATTCCCTGTTAAAAGAGCATTACGAACCTTGGTAGAGCTGATGTTATTCTCATGAATATTAATGGCTTCCATTTGTTCCACTTCAAAATCAAGTTCTTTAGATAACTCTTGAAGTAGTTCAAAATTTCCGCTTTTATTTTTTCCGAATGAATGGTCGTATCCTATAATAAGGTATTTTACATTCAGTTTATCAATCAGAATCTGACGTACAAATTCTTCTCCGGTAAGGTTTCTGAATTCTTCATCAAACTCTTTCAGGAACAAATTATCAATATTATATTTTTCAATACGTTGTTGCTTTTCCTGTATGGTATTCAGAAGCTTTAAATCTTCATTAGGATTAAAAACAAACCTTGGATGTGGCCAGAAAGTAAGAATGGCAGTTTCCAGATTGTTTTCTGTTCCTACTTTAATCAATTCATCGATAATACTTTTGTGCCCAAGATGTACTCCGTCAAACATACCTAAAGACAATGCTAGAGGCTTCTGAGAGGAATAATCTTTAAAATTCTTGAAAACTTTCAAAACGGAAAAATTTGATTGCAAATATAAAGCCTTTATTTTGAATGCAGCGATTGTGAATAGGGGAAATTGAAATTATGAAAATAGAAAAATTTGAAAATAATATTTGAAGAGATGATCATATATTGCCTTCAAATAATAAATAGATCACAAAAACAACATTATAATTCTCCTTTCAAAGGGATAAACCTTCATCTTGCAGCCTTTGGTAAAAGCATGATAAAAATCTTTTTTTTACCAATTGCGTGTTTACGAAGAATCACTATATTTGCACCAAGAAAAAATTTAGCAATGGCAAACCAAATTAAAGGTAAAATTTCTCAAATTATTGGTCCGGTAATCGACGTTGTCTTCAATGATGTGGAAGCAATTCCATCAATCTATGATGCGTTAGAAATTACAAAAGAAAACGGTGAAAAAGTAGTTTTAGAGGTAGAACAACATATTGGCGAAGATACAGTAAGATGTATTGCAATGGACGCTACTGATGGTCTTAAGAGAGGTCAAGATGTAATCGGATACGGAAATCCTATTACTATGCCAATCGGTGAGGCTGTAAACGGAAGACTATTCAACGTTGTTGGTGATGCTATCGACGGACTTCAAGATATTTCTAAGGAAGGTGGTCTTCCAATTCACAGACCAGCTCCAAAATTTGATCAATTATCAACTTCAGCAGAAGTTTTATTTACAGGTATTAAAGTAATCGACTTAGTTGAGCCTTACGCAAAAGGGGGTAAAATTGGATTGTTCGGTGGTGCCGGTGTAGGTAAAACAGTATTGATTCAGGAGTTGATTAACAATATTGCAAAAGGACACGGAGGTCTTTCTGTATTCGCCGGAGTAGGTGAAAGAACGAGAGAAGGAAATGACCTTTTGAGAGAGATGCTTGAATCAGGAATTATCAAGTATGGTGATGATTTCATGCACTCTATGGAAAACGGAGGTTGGGATCTTTCTAAAGTAGACCTAGAGGTTATGAAAGAATCTAAAGCAGCTTTCGTATTCGGACAAATGAACGAGCCGCCAGGTGCAAGAGCTAGAGTAGCACTTTCTGGTCTTACATTAGCTGAGTACTACAGAGATGGTGGTGAAAGCGGACAAGGTAGAGACGTACTTTTCTTCGTAGACAACATCTTCCGTTTTACACAGGCTGGTTCTGAGGTATCTGCACTTCTTGGTCGTATGCCATCAGCGGTAGGTTACCAACCAACTCTTGCTTCTGAAATGGGTGCGATGCAGGAAAGAATTACTTCAACTAAAAATGGTTCAATTACTTCAGTACAAGCGGTATACGTACCTGCGGATGACTTAACTGACCCGGCTCCTGCAACAACGTTTGCTCACTTGGATGCAACTACGGTACTTGACAGAAAGATTGCTTCATTAGGTATTTACCCAGCGGTAGATCCATTGGCTTCTACTTCAAGAATCCTTTCTCCAGAAGTTATCGGTCACGATCACTATAACTGTGCTCAAAGAGTAAAAGAAATTCTTCAAAGATATAAATCACTTCAGGATATCATCGCGATTCTTGGTATGGAAGAACTTTCTGAAGAAGATAAATCAGTTGTTTACCGTGCAAGAAAAGTTCAGAGATTCTTATCTCAGCCTTTCCACGTAGCAGAACAGTTTACAGGTATTCCAGGATCATT
This is a stretch of genomic DNA from Chryseobacterium tructae. It encodes these proteins:
- a CDS encoding MmcQ/YjbR family DNA-binding protein gives rise to the protein MDANEILDYCLAKKAVTESFPFDNETLVLKVDTKMFLLMGLEKQPLSINVKTDPEWSAELREQYPQITGAYHMNKTHWNSISVDGLKKDLIFKLIDHSYDLVFRSLTKKVQNTINNS
- the atpD gene encoding F0F1 ATP synthase subunit beta; translation: MANQIKGKISQIIGPVIDVVFNDVEAIPSIYDALEITKENGEKVVLEVEQHIGEDTVRCIAMDATDGLKRGQDVIGYGNPITMPIGEAVNGRLFNVVGDAIDGLQDISKEGGLPIHRPAPKFDQLSTSAEVLFTGIKVIDLVEPYAKGGKIGLFGGAGVGKTVLIQELINNIAKGHGGLSVFAGVGERTREGNDLLREMLESGIIKYGDDFMHSMENGGWDLSKVDLEVMKESKAAFVFGQMNEPPGARARVALSGLTLAEYYRDGGESGQGRDVLFFVDNIFRFTQAGSEVSALLGRMPSAVGYQPTLASEMGAMQERITSTKNGSITSVQAVYVPADDLTDPAPATTFAHLDATTVLDRKIASLGIYPAVDPLASTSRILSPEVIGHDHYNCAQRVKEILQRYKSLQDIIAILGMEELSEEDKSVVYRARKVQRFLSQPFHVAEQFTGIPGSLVDIKDTIKGFNMIMDGELDHLPEAAFNLKGTIEEAIEAGQKMLAENA
- a CDS encoding bifunctional riboflavin kinase/FAD synthetase, translated to MKVFKNFKDYSSQKPLALSLGMFDGVHLGHKSIIDELIKVGTENNLETAILTFWPHPRFVFNPNEDLKLLNTIQEKQQRIEKYNIDNLFLKEFDEEFRNLTGEEFVRQILIDKLNVKYLIIGYDHSFGKNKSGNFELLQELSKELDFEVEQMEAINIHENNISSTKVRNALLTGNIKEANEMLGYAYPVSGTVVHGKKIGRTIGYPTANIDTESIKLLPKKGAYIVEVEVKGQQYKGMLSIGTNPTVNGEKLTVEVYILDFNDDIYDEKVTVRFREFLHDEIKFEGLEKLIERLDEDKRLTEEFNF